TATACCTAATTCAGCAACTAAAATTGAATTAGGAAATGCTGATTAATAAAATTGTCAACCTAAGATAATCTGGGTTTTAATGATTAGAACTCACTTTGATATTTTTCCAAAATATCAACTAAATTAACCTGGCATTGCAGTGGCAGTAAATCGATTAAAGGAATTTCACTTCTACCGCCGCCAATTTTTACTGAAATCGATTCCAAGACTTTTAAAACTTGGTCTTCATTTACGCTGTTGGAAGTAATTAAAGGATACAGTCGTTCGGCAACAAGGGTATGCAGTTTGGCATTGGATAGATAAAGATGCCATTTGGCAATGTCTATGTAGACATTTTCGCCAATTTCAGCTGCTAGGGCTTCCAGTAGTTCTGTGGTGTTAGTCTTAGCCATAAAAATAACCCTACATTAAGAAAAAGTGCGAAATCTCAGGCTTTTTTACATTATCACTCAATTAAAAAGCTAATCCTACTACCAGAGGTTACAATCGCCCTAGCATGAGTAATCCATCTTCAGGTGGATTTTGGTGGAGTTTCGGTGTAGTTAGCGATCGCACTAATATAAATCAGATGCGCTAACACTATTGCTGTCCAACTTAAAGTCACCCAAGGTAGCCACTCCCAGGTAGTGCCTTTCAAAATGTGGAAAAACCACAAGCCAGAGTTAATCGTAGCAGCGATCGCTACATGGGTGGCAAAATTCATCCGGTCATCGATCTTACGATAATCAGGGTCTTTGCGATCGGGTTTGCGAGGCCAACGAGGAGGCATAAATATTTGTTACAGATTTAAATACACCCTATTTATTCTAAGGTTTTTGTGGCAGTGGTTGCTATTAGACCCTGACAACTGGAAGAAGTAGGGGGCAGGGGAGAGAATACAAAATTACCTCTTTCCCCTCTGCTCCGTTCTCCCTGCCCCTCTGCCTCTTTTCTTTCCCCTCTGCTCCCTGCTCCTCTGCCCCTTTGCCTCTTCCCAATGCCCCATTCCCCAAACATAATTCATCAACCTAGTGGATGAGCTTTTAATCTTTCTCAGTTAAAAATGATTCATCTGTTTGATAGAGGGAGCAAATATATCCACTTGTGAACATGGAAAGAACCTTTAGAGGTGGATAAAAATGGCTAAGGCAAACCCAGTTGAAATACAAAAGCACTTGAAAGGTGTTGACTATCCTGCGAATAAGCAAGATTTAATTCAGCACGCTAAAAAGCATGGAGCAGATAAGGGGATTATATCTCTGCTAGACAAACTGCCAGAAGATGAAGAGTTTGAAAGCCCAACCGATCTCAACAAAGCTATAGGTGGGATACAGTAGCTGATTGCTCTGGCGGGAAATAATCTCCTGATTTCCCGCCACTCTTGCTTATTAAACGAATTGATTCAATTTGAATCGACTTTTCTAAAGCTTTTGCCATATCGTATAAAGTCAGCGCAGCCACAGAAACAGCAGTTAAAGCTTCCATCTCTACACCAGTTTCAGCTTTAGTTTTGACTGTGGCTTGAATTTGATAACCAGGTAGTTGAGGATCGGGTATAATTTCGACCGCTATTTTTTGCAAAGGCAACGGATGACATAGAGGAATTAAAACGGCTGTTTGCTTGGCTGCCATAATTCCAGCCAATCTTGCAGTTGCTAACACATCACCTTTTGGGACATTTCCGGCTTGAATAGCAGCGAAGGTTGTTGGCAGCATTCGCACATTGGCAGCAGCTACTGCTTGGCGGATGGTGGGTGCTTTATCAGACACATCTACCATTTGTGCCTGTCCGTGTTGATCTAGATGGGTTAAGCTGGCAAAATTAGATAGAAAATTATCTTGCGTCATTTAGTTAGAACGTGTTAATATAGATTGTCGGTGAGGGCGTGTAGCTCAGTGGACTAGAGCACGTGGCTACGGACCACGGTGTCGGGGGTTCGAATCCCTCCTCGCCCGTTTTATAAGGCTAAGAGTAAAAAGTTAGGAGTGAGGAATTAGATTTCTTCACTCCTAATTTTTAAGTTTTTCAAGGCATAAACATCTGGAGCTAGACCTAGTGCAAAGCGCAGGGAGTTGGATAGGTTTTTGCTCGACTGGGTGACGAAGATTACAAGTGCAACAGAAGTGATCGCAGCACCGTAGCCAAACATATCGCGGTAGCCGACTTGTTCTGCGATGATGCCCAAAAGAGGAGCAGCGATCGCAATTCCCAGGTCAAGTCCAGCTATGCATAGAGCAAAAATTTGCCCCCGTTCTTCTGGCAGTGAGCGGTCTGCCATCATCACGATCATCATCGAGATTAGTGTACCACCACCAGCACCTTCAGCGATCGCAGCCAATAAGAAAACCATCGGGCTGTGAGCCTGCCACAGCAGTATTAACGCTAAAACATAACACAAAATACCAAAGGTGATAAATAAACCACGACCAAAGCGATCGCTTGCCTTACCAGCAAACACCCTGATACTAAAACTAGCAATTGCCGAAGCTGTAAAAAACAGTCCGCCATTGAAGTCTACCTGACTGGATTTGAGAAACAACGAGACAAAGGTATGTACAGCACCGATAGACAAACCAACCAGCAACATAACTATAGTTGGAACTCTCACCTGTGGACTGTTCAAAATTTGCCAATAATTGCGATCCTCTGCCTCAGTTTGCTCTTGTGTCTGCACTGGTGGATTCATAACTTGTACAATTCCCAAGAGAGCGAAAAAACCCAGTTCCGCAGATACCAGAAATAATATTCCGTAACCACTTGTAGCTTCTAAATACCCGCCCAAGGCAGGGCCAATTGCTAAACCAAGGGGAGTTGCTAGGGTCATGTAACCAATGATTTCGCCACGAGTTTCTGCGGGAGCTAAATCTGCGATTAAGGCACTGTAGCCAGTTGTAAAAGCCGCAACGCTAATACCGTGAAAAATTCGCACCAGGATCAACAGCCCAATTGATTGGGTTGCCAAGTAACCAAAGGGTGCGATCGCAGCTACTATCGTACCAATCAACAAGACAATTTTTCGACCACGTTCATCGGCTAACCGTCCTAGCATCGGGCGAAATAGCAATAAACCAATGGCAAAACTGCCCATCACAATCCCAATTTCTTGCTTGCTTGCGCCCCCATCATCGATATAAAGCGGTAAGGTTGGTAAGAGCGAAGACAAACTCGACCAGAATAATAAACCTGCCGTAAATAAAATCAGCAGGTTGCGCCGCAGTTCGGTGTCAAAAGTATTAAGTGCTTTCAAGGTAGATGCAATTTAATGAGTTGTTTGTCATTTGTCCTTTGTCCTTTGTTATTTGACCAATGACCAATGACCAATGACCAATGACTAATGACTAATGACCAATGACTATTATTGTTACGTTACTTAACAATTTTTGCTACTACTTCTCGCACGCGATAGATAGGCCGCCCTTGGGATTCATGATATGTACGCATGAGCAATTCTGCCAAAAGGCCGAAGCAAAATAACTGCACCCCAGTTACTAGCAGGAGAACAGCTAAACTTAGCAAGGGGCGATTGCCAATCATCTCACCTAAAGCTAATTTGACAAAAGTCAAGTAGATTCCGATCGCTGTGCCTGAAACCATTGAAATCAAGCCCAACAGCCCAAAAACGTGCATCGGCCGGGTGAGGAATTTTTTCATAAATAGAATGGTTAGCAAATCCATCAACACCCGAAATGTCCGCCAGATCCCATACTTACTACGACCAAAACGACGGGCGTGATGACGCACGGGTATTTCAGTAATTCTAGCTCCTTCGATGTACGCCAAAGCGGGTAAAAATCGGTGTAATTCACCGTAGAGGTTCATATCTGCCAACAGTTCTGCACGATAAGCTTTCAGCGAACAGCCATAATCATGAATATTCACGCTAGTGGTGCGACGAATTAGCCAGTTAGCAATTTTGGAAGGAAGTAACCGATTTACAGCACCATCTTGGCGTTTTTGCCGCCAACCACTTACCAAATCGTAACCCTCATCCAGCTTTGCTAATAACATAGGGATATCAGCCGGATCGTTCTGGAGATCGGCATCTAAAGTAACGATCGCTTTCCCGACAGCATAATGAAACCCAGCAGCCATCGCCGCAGTTTGTCCGTAGTTGCGACGCAAAATCACCGCCTTTAAATCAGTGCGGTTTTGTGCCTCTTTCTTGAGAAAATCCCCGGAACCATCTGTAGAACCATCATCCACACAAATGATTTCATAATTTATCTGGCTAGAGGATAAAGTAAATGCGATCGCTTCTAGTAAAAGCGGCAAACTTTCCACCTCATCATGTATCGGCACCACCACCGAAACATCTGGGACAATAGCCGAAATCGTCCCATTCTCTTCACTCAACTCTTGATAAACCTTCCCACTCCTCATATACCCCTGCGTCCTCAGCGTCTCTGTGGTTCGTAACTCTTAAAAACTCTACCAGCACCTCGCAGCTGCTGATAATACGACAGACTAACAGCATCTCCCTGTTCCGAGAGAATATCAATCCCAATTCCATCCCGTCCCTGATCTTTCCCAGAACTATGGATGTAATAACCATCTGCCAAATAAAGTCCGACATGGGTTGCTTTTTGGCTAGTTCCAAAAAATACCAGATCCCCAGCTACTAATTCTGCAATAGTAATTGGTTGGGTGAATCCTTCCTGTTGATAGGCATCTCTAGGTAGCCAAATACCCACCGAAGCAAACGCCGCCTGCATCAACCCAGAACAGTCATAATTTGGCCCAACCGTACCACCCCAAAGGTAATAATTTGATTGTTGCATTGCTTTTTGGGTAAAGGCGATGACCTCTGCGAGGAGTTTCTTAATTTCAGATTCAGAAAATGTTGCAGCCTGATAAGGTACAGTAGCAGGTTGTAATGAATCAAAATCTGAAAGAGATAACCATCCCGGATAGTCATCTTCACACAAATACACCTCGACCGCTAAATTTTGATGATTTGATGTTACCCACAAATGCCTCCCAGATGCAGATTGAGTTGCTAAACGTGTACATTCAGGAGAATCAAATAAATTTAGGTCAGCTAAACACTGATACTCCCCTAATTTTGGATTTTGGACTTCGGCTTCGCTCAGTCGAACCATTTTGGATTTTAGATTAAAGGACATTATTAGAGAATGATTTTTTTTAATAAAGACGAACAACTCGAAAATATTGGTAATGGCATTTTAGATGCAACTTGGGCAGCATTTCCGACTTTAGCCCGGAATCAAATTGCGCTGACTTGGGTTGTTTACGATCCACCAGTGCGAGTCAATACTGGTGGGGCGCTGACTCCCAACGCTTTTTGGGATCATCCAGTCCGTGGTTTTACTTATCGCGGTGTTGAACGGATTTATCCCGCCAGTGTAGTCAAGCTATTTTACCTGGTGGCGGTAAATGAATGGCTAGAAAAAGGCATGAGTCAAACTTCCAAGGAGTTGGAACGCGCCTTGCGGGATATGATTGTCGATTCTAGTAACGATGCTACCAGCTTGGTTGTGGATATTTTAAGTGGTACTACATCTGGGCCAGAATTACCAACCGGGCCCTTTGAAACCTGGAAATATCAGCGTAATATCGTTAACCGCTATTATCAATCTTTGGGTTGGGAAGAAATGGAGACGATTAACGTCTGTCAAAAAACTTGGGGTGATGGGCCTTATGGACGGGAACGGGCATTTGCGGGAGAGTTACTAGAAAATCGCAATATGTTGACAACAAATGCGATCGCTAGGTTATTGCATAGTATTGTAGGTGGCGTGGCGGTTTCAAGTGCGCGATCGCAAGCAATGATGGCTTTACTCAAACGTCCTCTCAACGATTTACCCACTGACACTGAGGAAAATCAAGTAACAGGTTTCTTAGGCGGCGGATTACCTCAAAATGCTCAAATTTGGTCAAAAGCAGGCTGGACAAGCCAAGTTCGCCATGATGCAGCGTATATTGAGTTACCAGAACAGCGCCCTTACCTCTTAGTGGTATTTACTGAAGGTAAAGCCCAGGCTAAGAGTCAGGCTATTTTACCCTTTGTTTCTCAGCAAGTTGCCGATGCAATTAGCAGCTTATAATCCAATAGCATGGATTAATAACTTCTTTCTTCTCTCTGTGTTCTCTGCGCGGCAGTCGCTCATGGGGGAAACCCCCTTGGCGTTAGCCTCTCCCTTTGGGAGAAGACCGCGCTGCCTTGCCTCTGCGGTTCGTTAAAAAATTGACTTTAATAAAAAAGCTCTCCGACTTATCGAATAAGTTGGGGAGCTAAATCCGCCAATTTTTACAAATCAAATAGGATTGCTATATTTCAACTGAAATTCGTCAAACTTCACTACTTCCGAATCAGGCTTGCGAGTATCAAAGCGATAACTACTTATCGTCCCTGCCCCTGTATCAAAAATACTAAAAACCGTAATATTATTACTCGAAATATAAGGCATCGGCTTACCATCTTCACCCAAAAAAGGGGCAATTGTCGGCACTATTGGTTCTAAACCATTGGGATCGCCAACCTTAACATAATCCTCTTGATATCCAATTGGCACTTCTCGCTTTCTGTCACCCCAAGCAGCGCCGTAAGTATTGCCAACATTAGATGTTTCTAGAAAATGCATTCCACTGGGACTAACAAAGCGATTCCACAAATGAGAATGCCCATAGAATACCAATTGCACATTAGCAACTTCTAATAAAGGTACAACATCGCGGATAATATAATCTGCATCTTTGGGGTATTCGTAACGCACAGCTTTAATATTATTACCATCTCGTTCAATTATTTGAACAGGTTCTGTATAAGCAGGAACTATATTATCACCCAGAGTATGGGGAGGATGATGGAACATCACAACTTTGTATTTTGCTTGTTTAAATTCAGGGCTGTTGAGTTCTGCTTCTAGCCAATTATACTGCTTGCTACCTTTAGCAATTGGCTCATAAATTAGCTGCCCATAACCCCAATTTTCAGGATTATTTAAATCCTTTTCAGCTTCCTGATATCGACCTCTGCGCTTTTTATCTAAGCTAGGAGTCCGCCACATATTCGTAGCGAAAAGTACCACCAAACGTACATCACCAAAGCTAACTGCATAATATCTTTTTCCACCCTCTTTACTTTTTGGTAAAGAGAAAATCTCTTCGTAGGTATTAGTATTAAAAGAATTATCTATTAAAGATTTATCTTGATAAATTTTTTGAGTAGCGACGCGGGGAATCGTATCATCAAATTCATCATTTAAACTTCCCATCCTGGCAAATCGCCCCATCACCTCATGATTACCAATGCAAGTAAACATGGGTGCGTGTTGAATTATTTGTCCACCAGTATAGGTTGTCTTAATGTCGTTGTCCGTCATTTCATAAGTAGCACGACCTTGTAAGCCGGGAAACAACGCACCACCACTATTATCATCAAACCATTCTGAGGCGCGATCGCTAATATTCACTAAATCACCAGCAAACCACACCCCATCAACTCGTCCAACTGTTTCTACCACCTTTTGCAAATTTGCTGCTGTCATCGGCTTTAATTGATGATCTGAGGTAAGTAAAATTTTTAGTGGTGTATCTGGTTTGGGACTAGCTGCAAGGGTAAAAACATCACTGTTAATAGTCTCGCTGTCTTCTCGCACACTTGTAACCCGATAGTTTAACCGCACCCCAGGAGTTAACCCACCTACCTCAGCTTCATGTCGCCAAATGTTGCGCTGAACTGGTTTTTGATAAACTTCGCCGTCTTTAGTTTGGTTTCCAACTCTTGATTGCTGGTCTTCACGAGTGCGGCTGAGTTTGGTAGTATTTGCCTTAGCAGTTAGTTTAAGATTTTCACCATAAGTTACTGTGTGATTAACACCAGCAAACTCAGTAAACCAAACTACTTGCACTGAGGTTTCAGTTGGTAATTGTAAAAATGGATCGGTGAGCAGTTGGGGTGCTGATGTCATAATTGTTTGCCCAAATGAACGCACGCTTACCAGAGTAAGGCATATCACAAGCGCCAGCATAGCCACTAAGGAAATTTTACGGCTGTGTAAGCGTCTGAGAATGAGTAACATCCCAAACAAATTTTTTAGGGTATTCACCGACTGAACGCAAGCTTCGCTCGTTTTGATAAAAAGCCGTCGAGAAATCGAAGTCATTAGTCATTGGTACTAATGACTAATGACTAAACGGTTTCCAACCCGCTAGTAAATTTGGGTAAGCCGTTGATGTGGGGAAAATATTCTGGAAGCCAGTTTGACGCTCTTGTGGCTTTTCTTTGCTCATATTCCAGAGGGATTCATAGAAAAAGAAAGAGACTCCAGCAAAATTGCGATCGCGGATTTTTTGCACTTGTGTCTGAATCTGTTGCATCGGCACATCTCGGTTCTTCAACCCAGCCAAAATTCCCACACTGACTGGAATATGGCTCTTTGCCGCTTTCACTTCTGGATATTCTAATTCGTTAATAAAAACATTCAAATCATCACGATATATCTGCAAAACTAAGTCTTCAATGATTCCTAGGCGTTCCCACTTTTACTTTTGCCAGTCCGCTAAAAAGAACTCGTAAGAAAAACGTTGAGGATTAGGTGCAATGGAAACTAGGCAATCTTTTTTAGTAGCTTTGATGGTTTTGAATACCCGTTTCATAAACTCGGTGATTTTGTTAGCTCTCCAGCGCACCCATTCTGGATCTCTAAAATTTTTGGAGGGAGCTTTACCACGGTGTTCTTTTTTGTAAAGTGCCACTGTGTAAGCATCGTAACCTAATTCTGATGGTAAGCCAAAATGGTCATCTAATTGAATGCCGTCAATATTGTAGTTTCTAACAATTTCAACGATTAAATCTTGAATAAATTGTTGTACTTCTGGGCGAAAGGGATTTAGCCAAACACGGTTATGCGTGCCTTCTTTGACAATTCGAGTCCCATCGCTGCGGCTAGTGAGCCATTGGGGACGATTTTTAGCTAAGAGAGAGTCGGCTGGTGCCATGAAGCCAAATTCAAACCAGGGAATCACTGTTAGCCCTTTTTGATGTCCTACATCGACAATTTCTTTGAGGATATCTCGCCCTTGCAATCCTGGTGTAGGATCGAGCGATCGCCCAATTACTTTTTGGGCAACTTTGCTGGGATACAATGTATATCCCCAATTCCAAACCGCCGGATATATGGTGTTAAAATTGAGTTCATCAAGGCGTTGCAAAGATCCCTTGAGGCGATCGCGCTCAAATAACACATCACTATCAATATTTGTTAACCACACCCCCCTTAGCTCCGATGCTAGTTTTGGCGGCAGATTAATTTGAGCGTTCAATGGGAACGATAGCATCACCGTAGCTACCACACTCAAGGTAACGATAACGGCAAATAACCCTGACTTTCTGCTTTGGCGAATATTCCACCAAGAATGAAACTCAACACACCACTTTACAAACCTTTTCATCATTTGGTTACAGACACGATCAAATTATGAACAATCAGCATGAATAGCGATCGTTTCGATTGTAAGCGCTAAAACAATCGCTATTTCCCATTGCTGAGATTTATCATTTATTGGGCGCTGGCTACGAGTTGATTCCAGGCTTTGACTGCTGCTTGTAAATTCGTTGGCAGGTTATTTTGAGAAATATCATTGTACTGAACCGTACCCTTTTGGCTGGTAAGAGTGTAGGTGATATAATCAGCAGCACCACTAGGGGCTGGGTAACTTAGATTTTGGAATTTACTAAAATTAGAGCGTTCCAAATATCTCTGAAATTGTTGCACCTGTTGCACAGAAACGCTGCGAACACTGCGTTCCGAATCATTGGCATCACCAATCCGCACGCGAATCAATCGCCCATCTTTGAGTAAGACAGTTTGGTAGGTTCTGCCAGCAAAACCGCCACTGGAAATTTGCCGAAATACTATATCTCGATCTAACGGTGGTGGTAACTCGCTGGCTGGAATTTGCACAGGGGCAAGTGTACCTTCGTTAGCTTTTTGATTCAGTCTGACTGCGGAACCTGTTTGATTAGTATGATAAACCAAGGTTTGGTCAACCGCACCAACAACTACTCGCCAGCCTGATACCAAAGCTTGGGTACAGAATTCATCAGTATTAGCTAATTCTAAACAGCTATTTCTCCAAGTTTGCGATTGAGCTTGAATGATGCTTAGTTGAGAAATTGGCTGTTGCAAACGTCTGGATGCAACTTGCAAAACAGCATTTTTTACAGACGCAGGTAATTTACCTGGCAGATTGTCTGAGGGAGTATTTGCCGAAGCTAAACGTAGCGATCGCCCGTTGTTATTGGTATGATAAACCCAATTTTGTTTGCCATTAGACACCACAATCCGCCAACCAGGAACTAACGCTTGGGTGCAGATTTCATCCGATTGAGGCAGTTCCAAGCAACCATTGCGCCAAGTCTGTTGGCTATAATCAATAATTTGCAGTTGGCTAGTAAAAATTCCCTGTTTGCGGGCTAAATCTCGCAGTACCGCCTTAGCTACTGGACGTGGCAAGCGATTTGGTTTAATATTATCTTTGAGGACTTCATTGTTTGTTTCTAACGAAAAGTTAGCAGAAGCGCCCGTCGCATCTTTGATAAGCGTTAAACTGCTAGTTACAGACAAAATTCCAGTCAAAATCAAAGCAGTAAAAATTCGTGCTTGATTAGTGTTAAGGTATTTTTTCAGCATGGTTCTCATCGTAATATAGCGATGTTACTCAAGAGTTATAGAACTGGGAAATAGTATCCAACCACGTATAGACAATAAAATATATAATTCCAGTACTTCACCAGTTGGAATTAATTTAGTATATTTGTCCTGAAACAGATATAAATACAGACGCTGATGTACTAATTGTTTGTTCCTTATACAAATTCTGGATGAAAATTGCACTCAATCAAAACGCCATATATCCCAATACGCTTGGGTTAAGCGCTATTTGTACAAAATCGTGGGTTTTGAGACGCGATAAATCGCCGTCTCTACAAGTGTTTTGGTCTTATCTGAACTGTATTGCCCTATATTTTACGGCAATCTAGGAATAACTCAGAAGCTTAGTTTTCATTAGATAAAAAAACTTTGTTGTGGATTCTCTTCCACGTCCCTGTCTGGGAAAATAGCTTGTTTCGTTCCGATGTAGAGGATGAGAACGAGGAAAAGCTTATGAAGCTAGATTTTTAGGGCTTATGTGTACACTATATTCTCGTATCACAGAAAAATGGAAGCAAGGTTTTCCATATTCCATGAGAAGTTAGGGTAAGCGAAGGTTAAATAAAAGTAATTTTATAAATAATTAAACAGAACCGTAGTTTAGATTTTGCTCGGCTCAACCTACGCATCTACAAATATTTGAGTAATCTCAGCCAATATTAGGCGCTAATGGCTCGTTGTTCAGATCCAACTAACTGATTGTGAGATACATCAAATCTAATAGTGCTTGCTGCCCAATCTTTGAAATCTGGTGCTAACCAGACTAGCTTGCGTAGAATTTCATCATTAACCCACAACACCAAGGGAAACCGAAACTGTTTCCGAAACTCATTTCGCATGATGTTGGTACTGATGATTAGTTGGTTAATTTCTACTACGGATTCTAAACCCCGTACCATCAAAGCTTCGGGTTGAGTAGCACCAATTGCACTTGTAATTGCTGTATATAATGTGTCAGCCGCAGGTGAGAGCAAGATTTTGTGGATATCTGTTGATGAAAATTCTGTTAACAGATTCAGCACTTGCTGCTGTCTTTCAATACTGTTACAACAAGCCAATATCAGTGAGAACTCCCCACCAGAAACCATCATCGCCCTTGCCAGCCTCTTAGTGGATGCTGTGCTGCTAACTGTGTCGTTTTCTGAATTATTTAAGCCGATCATTAAAAAATCCTGCTTTTAATTTTAAAAATATCTGAGCAATATTCAGTTATTCTACCCTATTAATTTTTATGCAAAAGTGTTAAGCGGGTAATTTATGATAAGTTTTTCTCTGAAACCGACTATATTACTACGGATTGCCTAACAAAAGAGGATATTCTCTATTATCCCATAATTATACTTAAGGAATAATGTAAAGGTAGTATTAAAATCACGTAAGCAAAAGATAACGCAAGTAAAAGGAAGTTAGGGAAAAATTAACAATTTAATTACACTGTATTTTTATAGATTTTGGCATCTACCATTGGTTAAGTAATTAATTCTTATATTAAGTTAAAAAAATATTCAGTATTAGTTTAACAACAAATATTGACAACTGGGAAAAAGCTCAATTCATCCTTTTGATAGAACTGTGGCTCAAAGATTTCTCGTTATTCAGAGAATACGGAATTTTTAGCTTTATTAAGATTGGTTAAGAATACCTGAAATATAACTATTCATGAATTCAGATAAATTTGAAAGGGAAATACAACACGCTGAGTTTATTACGCATTATCAACAACAGACTATCGCACACCCTTGAGATGAATAA
The Nostoc punctiforme PCC 73102 genome window above contains:
- a CDS encoding DUF3181 family protein, with the translated sequence MAKTNTTELLEALAAEIGENVYIDIAKWHLYLSNAKLHTLVAERLYPLITSNSVNEDQVLKVLESISVKIGGGRSEIPLIDLLPLQCQVNLVDILEKYQSEF
- a CDS encoding 2TM domain-containing protein, translating into MPPRWPRKPDRKDPDYRKIDDRMNFATHVAIAATINSGLWFFHILKGTTWEWLPWVTLSWTAIVLAHLIYISAIANYTETPPKST
- a CDS encoding DUF2795 domain-containing protein, whose product is MAKANPVEIQKHLKGVDYPANKQDLIQHAKKHGADKGIISLLDKLPEDEEFESPTDLNKAIGGIQ
- the moaC gene encoding cyclic pyranopterin monophosphate synthase MoaC encodes the protein MTQDNFLSNFASLTHLDQHGQAQMVDVSDKAPTIRQAVAAANVRMLPTTFAAIQAGNVPKGDVLATARLAGIMAAKQTAVLIPLCHPLPLQKIAVEIIPDPQLPGYQIQATVKTKAETGVEMEALTAVSVAALTLYDMAKALEKSIQIESIRLISKSGGKSGDYFPPEQSATVSHL
- a CDS encoding MFS transporter translates to MKALNTFDTELRRNLLILFTAGLLFWSSLSSLLPTLPLYIDDGGASKQEIGIVMGSFAIGLLLFRPMLGRLADERGRKIVLLIGTIVAAIAPFGYLATQSIGLLILVRIFHGISVAAFTTGYSALIADLAPAETRGEIIGYMTLATPLGLAIGPALGGYLEATSGYGILFLVSAELGFFALLGIVQVMNPPVQTQEQTEAEDRNYWQILNSPQVRVPTIVMLLVGLSIGAVHTFVSLFLKSSQVDFNGGLFFTASAIASFSIRVFAGKASDRFGRGLFITFGILCYVLALILLWQAHSPMVFLLAAIAEGAGGGTLISMMIVMMADRSLPEERGQIFALCIAGLDLGIAIAAPLLGIIAEQVGYRDMFGYGAAITSVALVIFVTQSSKNLSNSLRFALGLAPDVYALKNLKIRSEEI
- a CDS encoding glycosyltransferase family 2 protein, coding for MRSGKVYQELSEENGTISAIVPDVSVVVPIHDEVESLPLLLEAIAFTLSSSQINYEIICVDDGSTDGSGDFLKKEAQNRTDLKAVILRRNYGQTAAMAAGFHYAVGKAIVTLDADLQNDPADIPMLLAKLDEGYDLVSGWRQKRQDGAVNRLLPSKIANWLIRRTTSVNIHDYGCSLKAYRAELLADMNLYGELHRFLPALAYIEGARITEIPVRHHARRFGRSKYGIWRTFRVLMDLLTILFMKKFLTRPMHVFGLLGLISMVSGTAIGIYLTFVKLALGEMIGNRPLLSLAVLLLVTGVQLFCFGLLAELLMRTYHESQGRPIYRVREVVAKIVK
- a CDS encoding C40 family peptidase, with the protein product MSFNLKSKMVRLSEAEVQNPKLGEYQCLADLNLFDSPECTRLATQSASGRHLWVTSNHQNLAVEVYLCEDDYPGWLSLSDFDSLQPATVPYQAATFSESEIKKLLAEVIAFTQKAMQQSNYYLWGGTVGPNYDCSGLMQAAFASVGIWLPRDAYQQEGFTQPITIAELVAGDLVFFGTSQKATHVGLYLADGYYIHSSGKDQGRDGIGIDILSEQGDAVSLSYYQQLRGAGRVFKSYEPQRR
- a CDS encoding serine hydrolase, which encodes MIFFNKDEQLENIGNGILDATWAAFPTLARNQIALTWVVYDPPVRVNTGGALTPNAFWDHPVRGFTYRGVERIYPASVVKLFYLVAVNEWLEKGMSQTSKELERALRDMIVDSSNDATSLVVDILSGTTSGPELPTGPFETWKYQRNIVNRYYQSLGWEEMETINVCQKTWGDGPYGRERAFAGELLENRNMLTTNAIARLLHSIVGGVAVSSARSQAMMALLKRPLNDLPTDTEENQVTGFLGGGLPQNAQIWSKAGWTSQVRHDAAYIELPEQRPYLLVVFTEGKAQAKSQAILPFVSQQVADAISSL
- a CDS encoding fibronectin type III domain-containing protein, giving the protein MTSAPQLLTDPFLQLPTETSVQVVWFTEFAGVNHTVTYGENLKLTAKANTTKLSRTREDQQSRVGNQTKDGEVYQKPVQRNIWRHEAEVGGLTPGVRLNYRVTSVREDSETINSDVFTLAASPKPDTPLKILLTSDHQLKPMTAANLQKVVETVGRVDGVWFAGDLVNISDRASEWFDDNSGGALFPGLQGRATYEMTDNDIKTTYTGGQIIQHAPMFTCIGNHEVMGRFARMGSLNDEFDDTIPRVATQKIYQDKSLIDNSFNTNTYEEIFSLPKSKEGGKRYYAVSFGDVRLVVLFATNMWRTPSLDKKRRGRYQEAEKDLNNPENWGYGQLIYEPIAKGSKQYNWLEAELNSPEFKQAKYKVVMFHHPPHTLGDNIVPAYTEPVQIIERDGNNIKAVRYEYPKDADYIIRDVVPLLEVANVQLVFYGHSHLWNRFVSPSGMHFLETSNVGNTYGAAWGDRKREVPIGYQEDYVKVGDPNGLEPIVPTIAPFLGEDGKPMPYISSNNITVFSIFDTGAGTISSYRFDTRKPDSEVVKFDEFQLKYSNPI